The genomic DNA TACATTTCAGAGCAATGAAATAGAACAAATCCCCAATTTTCCCAAAATTCAGTAATTTCAAATTCGATATTTCGATTGGCTGATTGCAAAACCCCAAATCTACCTACCCTATACAAACTCCTCGATCAAAACTCAAGGGAGATCGCAAACTGAACCCTCTGGGGACTGAAAAGTGTGGCAAATCACTGCAAAAGTCCGATTCTGTTCTGATTCCGATTCCGGTTCCCATCTCGAGATCTCTGTGTCTGCAATGTATAAAAGGAGAAGTCGCGGTGCAGTTTTGGGCGGGTTGGGAGACCGGCACTTAATTGGGCTGGATTTGAATTCATAGTGTTTAGCATTTTGCACGCGAGCCCAATAGTAGATGGGAAATTTTTGGATCAGACGTCACACTAACACTTGATATTATTgtttaaatttataatattttgagATATGATATctacacattattttttatttcttacacacctttctaattttcagccgttgaattgaatgaatttaagaagatcaaagaagaaaaaaataccaAGGGGTGTATGGATTGCACATCCCAATATTTTTATAGGGATTGATGAAACGATATAGAGATATGAAAAATGTTTGCACTTAGTCTTTATATATTTGGGAAAAGCTTATGATAAGGTCTAAGAGAaattctttggaggattttagagaagaaatgAGTATGAGTAGCATATATTCAAGCAATAAATGATACGTATGATGGATCAAGGATTCAAGGACTACGACATGAATATCAAACTGAAAGCTTTGCCATAACCATAGGGTTATGCCAAGACTTAGCTTTTAAGTTCTTAGCTTTTAAGTTcttacctttttgcattggtaatagATGAGTTAACGGAACATTCAATATGACATCCTTTGGTGTATGCTTTTTGCAGATGATACAATGTTGATATATGAACCGTATGAGGGAGTAAATGCAAAGTTTAACCTTCTGCAGGAAGTGTTGGAATCAAAAGATATTAATCTAAGTAGGTCAAGGACAGAGTAGATAAATTGCAAGTTCAGTGGAAATGAGGGTTCAAATGAGACAAGGGGATCATGAAGTACCTAAGAATGAATGCTTTAGTTATCTTGGATCTTCTTGGAAAATCACAAAGAAATAGATGAAGATCTCTCATCCATAATACAAGCTAGATGGATAATTGGAAGAATGCATCAAGTATGTTGGGCGACCGTCTTATGCCTCTAAAActcaagataaaattttataGGGCATAGTAAGGCCAACAATGCTTTACAACACGAATGTTGGACAGCCAAACACCAATATGTGCAAAAAATGAATGCAGCAAAGATGATAATGTTTCGTTTGGATGTATGGGCACACGAGAAAAGAGATAtgttattataaataaattataaattcatTATCGCATCAGAAGGGTGGGTGAGCATTTAAATGAGGCATGAATCTCTATTGGAGTTTGACTCGTTCGAGATATTTtcttcttaagatgttttgtttttcttttttaaatgcGAGAAGGTAAAAATCAGAAACTTAAATTGTCTTGTTATATAAAGTATATCCGTATGTATGCcagaaaagaaagataaacaaaaatttCTTAAAGAAGAATGAATTTTACCTTGTAAGTGATAATCACCAAagatatttatatgtaataacTCTCttttaatgaatgaatgaacCATATCGAAAAATTTGCGTTATAATACATGCATCTATGTATGAAAATTTCAAGATAAATTTCCATATAAAACCAAATGGTGGATAATATCAACAAAAATCCAACAAGGTCAtgtaaacaaaatattattatggTAATGAATCTCCAGCCTAGATTTCATATtctaaatttgattttcagCGCAAATATTAGTGGAGGTGATGTGTACacatttcttttttacttttcaccattggattgaataaatcaaataaaaataatggaCATGATTAAACAAAGTTGCGTGAGAGATTAAAAATGGTTCgtgttattattttaaaaatattaaatttcgaTTGAGGACAAAATATTTCATAATTGATTAAAGTAGCCTCTTGTAAATACTATAAATAGCATAAGCTATCTAGGGTTAAAGCACACCGACTGAAAGTCTGAAACCTAAAGTTGCCTTCTTCCCTTCATTTCCCTAgtttccatttctctctctattgAGAAATCATGACCAGAAAGAAAGTCAAACTAGCCTTCATGATGAACAACTCGTCGCAAAAAGCGACGTTCAGGAAAAAGAGGAAGGGATTCATGAAGAAGTATGAAATCAATAAACTTTGTGATGTTCTAACATGTGCTATCATGTACAGTCCAAATAAGTCTCAACCTGATGCCTGGCCTGATCATTCAGAAGTGCGACGCCTCATCGAGCAGTTCAAAAACATGCCCGAGGAGGAGCGGAACAAAGtgatggtgaaccataagatgTTTCTGAAGCAGATGGTCGAAATGGAGCTGGAGAAGGTAAACAAGCTGGAGAAAGGGAACCGAGAATTGGAAATTTGGATGGCAATGAACCACTTCATTGCTGGGAAGCCCCTGAACGACTTGCAGTTCACTGATTTAAAGGAAATGAGGAGGATGATCgaagaaaaattgaaggaatttgaagCGAATATCAAGAGCTGGAAGGAGGAGCTGGCGAAGATGAATCAACTCTTAGGTGCACAACCTACAGTAGCTGGTGAGAACATTCAGAACGTCATGCAGATGGTTCCATGGTCCATGTGGGACGTGCCGACCAAAAGTTCTTGATGTGGATGATAATGTGTCGACTTTTGGGCATTAGGACCACAATGTTCGGTGGTGCTGGATGATCTAAGAACCCCTTTAATTTCCCTTGAGCTATTTAAGtagtttttgtattttatttttatgttatttttcttcATCGTTGTTTTAAGTTATTTCTAATTTTATGCTTGCTTATCTTCACCTCAAAACCACATGGTTCCTATGCCTCTTAATTTCTTGCATTTAATctagaaaaaattaattatataaggTTGTTTGGTAACTTTGGTTTGTATTCAACATTCTTAGACTACTTATTAGTATTAAGATCTAGTGGTGTTTCTcgttatttgtaagtgagaggtcataGGTCTGTAATTCATGGATGGTGGAGTCAATTTATCTTTCTCTCCTTAATATATAAACCTAACCCCTATCAAACTCACATTATTATGACAATAATGTAACACAAATCAAAGTTAGGTTGCATGATTCTTACATATAGACATTACACTCATTTAAACTATTGTGCAATGCCCAACGGTTTAATCAAAgcctatatatgtgtgtgtgtgtgtatatatatatgtgtgtgttatagttttgctatatatatatatatatatatgtgtgtgtgtgtgtgtgtgtgtgcgcgcgcgcgcgtatgtttttaaaagttcaaaaagaTGCTAAGTTCTAGCCGGACATCAATATG from Pyrus communis chromosome 17, drPyrComm1.1, whole genome shotgun sequence includes the following:
- the LOC137722131 gene encoding agamous-like MADS-box protein AGL80; translation: MTRKKVKLAFMMNNSSQKATFRKKRKGFMKKYEINKLCDVLTCAIMYSPNKSQPDAWPDHSEVRRLIEQFKNMPEEERNKVMVNHKMFLKQMVEMELEKVNKLEKGNRELEIWMAMNHFIAGKPLNDLQFTDLKEMRRMIEEKLKEFEANIKSWKEELAKMNQLLGAQPTVAGENIQNVMQMVPWSMWDVPTKSS